AAGGGTCACATTATGGGGAAACCTGGGAAATAATTTCCTCGGCAGGAAACCTCCCACACCCGCAAAGTATTGCATAATTTTGAGCTCTGTATCTGTAAAAGAAAACTACTATGGTATGCATCAATACTCCCACCGTTGTGCACAAAACTATTACAATGTCAATACTCAACCACTCCCAACCTGCCTGTACAGGAATGAAGACACTCTCAAGCACATCATCCACTATGATCCTTGATGACATCGAAATCCCGGCCCTCCATGATTTCAGCAACAGAATACGGTATACGTCCATTAATTTGCCACCACATTATTTGCATAATGCCTATTATAACCTGTCTAAACAGCCGCACAAATTTTTACAAGGATGTTGAGCTATGTGATGATCAGGAAGAATTGCTTTTCGGGTGTCATTACCCCCCACCAAAGGAGGGCACGCTTGCTGACCTCCTAGCATTGGTCCAGAAAGGGAAAAACAATACTGTAAGTCCACCTACATATGCTCCATACACTCCGCTGCCTACTGTTATCATCCATTCGTTTACCACATACAATATGAACTGGTTGCTTTCTTAAACTGTAGAATGACGTTTTCAAGTGTAAAGTTGAGATCATGAATATCCGCATGACGAAGGGCTGGAATTACACCACCTGCAATATTTTTCAGGCGAAAAAGGGCATCACCCGTCAGAATGGTGGCTATTGGTGTGAATCGTGTGCCAAAATTGTACCTGAACCCATTATGCGGTATTTAATTTACTACCCTAAGCTGGTTACCTCAACTCCACCAACGTTTTGCCCTATGTTTAGCCACTTATTGTTCAGCCTTACATGCAACTTCGTTAAATATGTCCAGGTTCAGGGTTCAATGTGACGTGCGAGATGCGACTGCGGAGACTGTGATTGTTTTCTTTGACGAAACCGCTGAACAACTTACTCAAACAACGGCTCCATGTTTGTTGGCTGCACAGGACGAGGTTAGGGTATACTTTCACATGTCTTATGTTTGTTCTTTACTCACCCTACTTTATGTTTATCTACATACAGGAAACCTGCACAACCGTTTTACCAAATGCACTCGCAAATCTGTTGGACACCACGCAGGTCATGTTGATAAAGATAGGCTCCCATTATGAACATGGGTCGTTTGAAAGTTTTAATTGCATAAAGGTTTACTTGGACGAGCCGGTACCCGAGACCCCACCTGCTGGGAATGTTGCGGAGGTGAGCATACCTACGATCGGTGAGCCAGCTGCTGAATTGAACGATCCACTACCTTCCGCCTCAAAAGGGCTGAAGTGTGAGATTGATTTACCTACTCCATCAAAGGACTCGGAACGTCCAAGCCGCAGGCGGTATTCTAGTACTTAATTTACATATATACAACCATATGCACAACCACAACTTAACGGGGAAAAATGTATCTATGTTTTCCCATTTTCTGGCCGATTGTTGAACTCATCATTGAAATGCTCTGCAGGTTCATTGTAACAACGTCTGATTCAAAAGATGAGAAAGCCTCCACCACCACATCCAACGAGAAGAAAGAGGTCAAGAGCAAGTAATAAAAAGGGCACCTCATACCTAGAATAAATAACTCCACAAACTGAGTTACAGTTTGGTTCTTTGGCCTTTGTAAGTACAATTTAATTTTCCTGATGTTTTCGGCATGTTTCGCCTACAACATATAACATTATccctgatgttaaagcgaaggggtacaaaatactattaatttttactacgaaatactattaaatacgatacaattttacacaagttatttatttatttatagagtggatatacctaaaccttgctacaacactataggcagtgtacctaatcgtacagtagtgtagtttttagtaagtccggttcgtccacagggaactagccaagtttaacgctatatttttaaactataaatatatatatatatatatatatatatatatatatatatatatatatatatataagtaatattattattattattattataaaaagggggtttttaccgtttaatgaccgcgattttatgtcttaagtcgcagttaaaacctcatgtaaaatattaaaaataaatataacttaatttaaagcgtaaagtaaatgacaataattaaagtgcgataaattaaagtgcgataaataaaatgacgataaataaaattgcgataattaaaaagtacgataattaaaagtgcaataaataaaatgacagtaaataaaagtgcgataaaatatgaaataaaggaattatgcttacttaaacttccataatcatgatgtttgacgtgttgattttaatttattaccatgggttaattgtcctttatcctggattattcgatatgtccatacggttttgtctataatagtccatcagtcataaatataaagtgcgagagtcttcgtcaaattatccttatacccgaagtcaactattccaactaattagggattcgaactgtaacaaggtcttaatactttgtttaatgaatacaccaggttatcgactgcgtctagtccaaggttttactgctttgttaacaattacaccaattacccttgaatgtaatccacccctgttttaatgagtccattaactattaatccattcccgtgtccggtaaaatgaacgataattcgtatttatagatatcccgcccaccgtacctgattaagcgtatgtggttatatataaatacgtcaaattgtaacctttatattaaattgacgaggtatcgtttagttaatataaagcccattaatagtccatagtccaatttccacaagtgtcgttcttttgtccaaaccccaattatggtacaaagcccaattaccaaatcttaatatttagcccaacatcacgaatacttcggcattaaataagcat
The window above is part of the Rutidosis leptorrhynchoides isolate AG116_Rl617_1_P2 chromosome 1, CSIRO_AGI_Rlap_v1, whole genome shotgun sequence genome. Proteins encoded here:
- the LOC139876926 gene encoding replication protein A 70 kDa DNA-binding subunit E-like → MTLPTENSLSQAPQRTYAYLHELQLGQEAVVKVMICRTWDTHTVYDKYLSTDFIASDEKGNVIQLIAKNTVAHCFIPRLKDGSVYLLKNFEVVPNRETYCILKDNKFLIQMQGSTFLRRQSICAASFIRHPFNCIPFEALEATEGKYLIDAVGCVLNVGSPQTPKKGTSTLEFELADKRGHRVRVTLWGNLGNNFLGRKPPTPAKYCIILSSVSVKENYYGMKTLSSTSSTMILDDIEIPALHDFSNRIRRTNFYKDVELCDDQEELLFGCHYPPPKEGTLADLLALVQKGKNNTNDVFKCKVEIMNIRMTKGWNYTTCNIFQAKKGITRQNGGYWCESCAKIVPEPIMRFRVQCDVRDATAETVIVFFDETAEQLTQTTAPCLLAAQDEVRETCTTVLPNALANLLDTTQVMLIKIGSHYEHGSFESFNCIKVYLDEPVPETPPAGNVAEVSIPTIGEPAAELNDPLPSASKGLKCEIDLPTPSKDSERPSRRRYSST